The sequence below is a genomic window from Acidilobus saccharovorans 345-15.
GAACCCGCTTAAGCAGGTCGACAGGCCCGTGGCCCTGACAGCTAAGGCGGTGTCTGAGCTCCTCTTCCCCCTGCTCAACCACGCCGTGAGCCTTGAGAACGTCTACAGGGGCAGGTCGCCCCTGAGGCCCGGCGACGCCTTGGGGAGCAGGGTGACGGCGGTTGACAACCCCAGGCTGCCAGGCGGCGCATGGTCAAGGGCTTTTGACGGCGAGGGCCTCCCGACCAAGGAGGTCACCCTGATAGACTCGGGCACTTTCAGGACGCCGCTCTCCAACACTTTCTGGGCCAGGAAGGCCGGCGGCGTCAACACACACTCCTCCTGGAGGACCTTCATGACGCTGCCCTCGATATCCATGAGCTACCTGGTGCTGGACGCCCCCTCGGCAGGCGACCTGGGCGACGCGGTGTTCATAGACCAGGTCCAGGGGGTGCACACGAGCAACTTCGACACGGGCGAGTTCGCCGTGAGCGCCGCCCTGGCCTGGGACTCCGACGGCGGCCTCAGGGAGTTCGTGCTCTCGGGCGACCTGAGGTCCCTGCTGGGAGGGGTCATAGGCATGGCCCCCGACAGGTCAAGGTTTGGCAGGGTCGTCAGCGGCACCCTGCTAGTGAGGGGCCTCAGGCTCTCGCCCTGAGCCCTAGCGAATTTTAACTAATGACCCTTCACAGCCCTGGGGAGAGGCTTGGCGCTTTCCAGGGCGTTCGCAGCCATAGTGATAGCCATATTTCTCCTCGCCATGTTCTCGGCAGGTTACTACGCGCTATTCCAGCCGCGGCAGCACAGGGCCTCACCGGCCGCCACCTCCACGCGCGCCAGGGCCATGACAACTACCTCTTCACAGGGCCTCACCACCACAACAACTTCAACGACCTCAGCGGCCACCTACACACCCTCCTTCCTGGTCTTCGTGACCGCGGTGCCGGTTAACGCGGACGGCAGGCTCAACGTCAGCGCCATAGTGTTCTACGACGGCACCCCAAACGTCACCCTGACCTACGCCGCGCTGAGGTGGCCCAACGGCACCGTGGCATGCTACAGGGAGCTTAACATAACTATGAAGTACTACTCCGACGCCAGGGTCTGGGTGAGCTGCGACAGCGTGCCCTTCAGGCCGGGCGAGCAGGTCTACATAATTGTTATGGACTCTGCCAACGAGACCGCGTCCTACGAGGTCACGGTGCCCTAGGGTGTTGCCCTTGCTCACAGTAAAGGCCTACGAGGCCCTCGCGATCCTTGCGTTCTCGGTGGCCCTGCTGATATCAAGGAGGCTGAGACACGACATAGTTGGCGTCATAACCGCCCTGGCCCTGGTGGCCCTCGGGCTGGTCAGCCCCTCGCAGGCGCTCTCTAACCTGTCCTCGGTGGCTGTCATAGTGCTGGCCTCAGCCATGATAATAGCTGGCGTGGTGGCCGACTCCGGAGTCCTTGACGTGGTGGGGGACAGGATAGCCTCGAGGGTGAGGGGCGGCCTCCTGGTTATAGTCATAGTGCTGCTCATATCGCTGTTCAGCTCGGGCTTCGTGAGCGACGTGGCCCTGACGCTCATGTTCATGCCGCTGATCTACAGCGTCGCCTCGCGGATGAAGAGGCCGGCCTCGAGGTACCTGATGCTCCTCTCCTACGCCGCCATACTGGGCGGGAGGTACACGATAATTGGCACCTCCTCAAACATCGTGCTCGAGGGCCTCTGGACCCAGAGGTTCGGGACCCCCTTAGGCATATTTTCGACGCTCCCAGTGGGCCTCGCGGCCGCCCTGGCGGGCCTGGGGGTCGCCGTAGCCCTGGTGCCGCTGCTTGTCAGGGGGAGCGCCGGGGGCGCTGCAAGCCTTGAGGCCGTCGGAAGGCACGAGATACTTATTGAGGCCAGCGTCGAGGAGGGAAGCGATATAGCGGGCCTCACCATAAGGCAGGCCGAGGAGAAGCTCGGGGCCAGGATAAGGCTGCTCAGGGGCAGGTTCTCTATATATTCAAGGCGCATCATAAGGGCCGGGGACACGCTCATACTTTCCGTGGAGAGGGACAGGCTGCCCATCGTAATGAGCGTCAAGGGCCTCAGGACTGAGCTTGGCCAGGGCCCCTTCTACGAACTCATGGTGACCGGGGACTCGGCAGTCGTGGGGAACACTGTATATGAGGTCAACCTGAGGCTCAGAGACGTCAAGGTTGTTGGCGTGGCCACCAGGAACAGCCTCAGGAGCATAAGGAGCTACGCCCTGTCGCCGGGCGACATAATCCTCGTTGAGGGCGACGAGAAGGCCGTGGCGCGGGCGGCCGAGGCCTTCAGGCTCACGCCGCTGACCACAACGCCCGTGAGGTCGCTCAACGTCAGGGCAGCGGCCTCCGGCCTCCTTGGCCTGTCCGCCGCCCTGGCCGCCTCGGCGGCCGGGCTTAACATGGCGCTCAGCTTCCTGGCCGGGGCCCTGCTGGCCATCCTCCCGCAGCCCGGGTCGCTGAGGAAGGTCTACTCCTACGTGGACTGGCCCGCGATAGTCTTCGTTGGCACCTACCTCTCCATGGGTGAGGCGCTGCTCAGCTCGGGGCTTGGAAAAGCCATGGGCTTCCTGGCCTCCTCGCCGCTCCTGCTCATGGTTGCCGGCGTGGTCCTCGCTAACCTGGTGGGCAACGTGGCCTCGGCGATAATACTTGGGCCCCTGGCCATCAGCTCGCCCCACCCGCTCACCTCCGTGCTGGCACTCTCAATGGCGGCCTCCTCGACTTTCATAACCCCGTTCTCACACCCCGCCAACCTGGTAGTCTACTCAGCTGGGGGCTACACGCCCAAGGACTTCGCCAAGGCGGGCGTGCCAGTGGCTATCGCAGTGATCGCGGTCACCGCCCTAATGCTTCACCTGCTCTAAGCGCTCAGGCAGCTCGTGCTCCGGTCACCGCCGCCCCAGGCTCTCCAGAGGTGCATCCTCCTCATCGCGCGCCCTCCCTGTTGTACTGGGCCCTTTAATGCCTGTACACCTCCGGGCCCCTGAGGTACCAGGCGACGCCGGCCGCGGCCCCCACGGCCCAGAGGCCCACGTTGTAAAGCATGTACTCCCCCGTCGTCACGTTGGCCAGGTAGAAGACTGAGGCCGCGTAGAGCGCGTAGGGCACCACCCTGACTATCGCTATTGCCGTGCCCCTGTAGTGCACCGGGAAGGCCAGGGGCTCCAGGAGGACCCTGGCCGCCCAGGCCATCTCGCCGAAGATGCCGTTTATCAGGAGTATGTAGACGAACAGGGTGAAGCTGTTCCTAAGGAGGCCCAGGGCGACCGCGGCCACTGCCATGGTAATGGCGCCGCCGAGGTAGCTCACCAGGGCCAGGCCCCTGCTCCTGCCCCATGGGAGCACCGCCAGCGCTATCGGCCCCCCGACGAGCTCGCCCACATTATAGAGGACCAGCAGCAGGCCGGTCTTAGAGGGGAAGAGGTAGGGGCCTATTGTAAGCGCCAGGAAGGCGTAGGTCAGGGCCGTGGCTATCACAAAAGCCGTCAGCGCCGTTACCCTGAACGCTATGCCCGGCCCCTCCCCCGGGCTCGTGACCCTGCCCCTGGACTCCCTCGGCACGGACTGCCACTCGGGCGACTCCGGCATCATAAACCTCATGACAAGTATGACCGCTATGGTCACGCCGAGCACGGCGCCGAGCGCGTCGACCGCAACAGAGACTGGTATGGTGCTGCTCTGGTAGAGCATCATTATCAGGCCGTCTATCAGGACGCCCAGGTTCGACACGTCAGTTATCAGTATGAGCGCGGCCGCCCTCCACCTGGGCTCTATCACCTCCGCCAGGTACGCCAACATGGCTGGCATCTCTCCCCCGAGGCCAACCTGGGCCACCGCAAGGCCCGCGAGGAGGACGTAGACACTGCCCCTGACGCTCAGCAGCGTTACGAGCGAGCCCACGCCGTAGAGGGCCAGGGTGACTATGAACGACGGCTTCCTGCCTATGATGTCCGTGAGCCTCCCTATTATCAGGTTGCCGGCCAGCGTCCCGACCGGTATGGTCAGGTACATGACGCTCACCGCCCAGGAGGGCGCCGAGGACCATATGGCCGCCACGGGCACCAGGCCGAGCACCAGGCCGTAGACTACCATGGACACCGTTGTCGAGGCCACTATCAGGCCCTGCCTTGAGTCCAAGCCCGACACCTGCCCCTGAACCAGCGCCCTGGAGGAAAACGGCCTGCTGAACGTTCAGTACCTGAAGGACTCCAGTGCGGCCCTGGCGGCCTCCTCTGGGCTCACCCTGAGGCCCAGGTCCCTCATGGCGCTGCCAAGGGCCAGGAACGCCCTGGCCAGCTTCTCGGGCGAGGCCTGAACCCCCATGTGGCCAACCCTTATCACCTTGCCCTGCAGCGGCCCCCAGCTGCCGGCTATCATGGTGTTGTACTTCCTCCAGGCCAGGTCCCTGAGCCTGGCCTCGTCGACCCCTTCAGGAACCTCGGCGGCGGTGACCGTGGGCGAGCTGTGCTCCATCAAGTCTGGGTAGTGCCTGAGCCCCAGGGCCTCAAAGCCGGCCCAGGCGGCCCTCCTGGCGGCCAGGTGCCTTGAGTAGACTTTGTCAAGGCCCTCCTCAAGCACCATGTTTATGGCCTCTGAGACCGCGTAGAGGAGCGGCTCGCTCACGGTGTAGGGGAACACGCCCTTGGAGTCAAGCCACGAGTCCCACTGCAGGAGGCTCATGTAGAAGCCCTGGTAGCTGACCCTCCTGGCCCTCTCCATGGCCTCCTCGCTGACGCTCATCAGCGTGACCCCGGCGGGCGCGTTAAGGGCCTTCTGGCTCCCCCCTATAGCTATGTCGACGCCCCAGCTGTCCACCTGGAGCGGCACTGCCCCTATAGTTGAGACCACGTCAGCTATGACGAGCGCCCCGAAGGACTTGGCCACCCTGGCCACACCGGCCAGGTCGTTTAACATGGCTGAGGGCGTGTCGCAGTGCACCACGGTCACGGCAACTGCGTCCCTGTTCCTCTCGAGGGCCCTCTCTAGGTCCCCCAGGTCCACGGCCCTCCTCCAGCTGGCGCCAAGCTTAACTGGGACCCCTCCGTAGGACCTGACGAGGTCGGCGAAGGCGTCACCGTAGACACCGTTGTCAACGACTATTACCTTGTCGCCCCTGCTCACCGTGTTGGCTATAGCTGACTCCAGGCCTAGCATGGCCTCACCTATCATGAGGTAGACCCTGGACCTGGCGGCCCCGAAGAGCCTGGCGGCCCTGGACCTGAGGTCCTGGTAGAAGCTAAGGAAGTCGGGGTCAAGGTCTGAGTTGGTCTCCTGCCTAGTCATAGCCATCATGACCCTGTAGGGGACCTCAGTGGGGCCGGGGGTCATTATGAGCCTCTCGCTGAACAAGGCTTCCACAGGGCCTGCCTTTGGCCGCCCAAGTAAAAACGGCTTGCTGAACTTTCAGCCCAGCTCTAAGAGCTTCACGTCCGCCAGCAGGTTGACGAGCTCCGTGAGCCTCTCAGCGGAGACCGAGGCGGTGCCGTACTCAGCTGCAAGAAGGGCCACCACCTCCCCCAGGGGCCTCTCGGGCGCGGCGAGCATGAGGCCCTCCCTGAGGTAGACAGTGCTGGCCATGGGTCCCGAGGTGGCCAGCAGCTCCTCGACCCTTATGGCTGCGTCCAGCGACCTCCTGGCTATGACCCTCGGGCCCTCTATCATCGGGGGCTTCACCTTTACAACTGTGTCCACCTTGGGCGGCCAGCCCTCGGGAGGCGCTGAGGCCTCCTGCAGTCCCAGGGCCCCGGACATCAGGCTGGCCGCGAGGGAGGCCGCGACCTGGTCCCCGTTGAGGTAGTGCCTCCGCGACAGGGTTGACACGAGCCTTGACCTGAAGGCCATCGGGTCGGGGGGCGACTTGGCGAGGATGTACAGCGAGGAGGAGGCTATAAGCGACGACAGCCTCAGCATGCGCCTCGAGACGCTGTCAAGGTCGTCGACGTCAGTGTGGTAGTTCACGTCCGGCCAGCCGTTGAGCATAGCTGAGGGAATGCCAAGGGCGGAGGCCACGTCGTGGTCGCTCCCGCCCTCGTAGGGCACCAGCCTCAGGGAGTCAAAGCCAAGGAGCTCGGCGGAGGCCTCCGCTGCCTCCTGAAGCGCGGCGTCGGCCTGCCCGAGGGCGGACAGGCTGCTGGCCACGACCCTCAGGGGGCCGTTGCCGCCGCCAGGCTCGACGCCAACCATGTCAAAGTTAAGGAGCTGGGTGACCTGCCCCTTGAGCGTCTTCGTCAGGGCCACGGCGCTCCCCGTGTACTCTGGCACCCAGACGAACCTGACCGTGGCCTCCGGCTGGGGCAGCTGGCCCCTGTCAATCAGCCTTGAGAGTGCCACCGCGGCCTCCACGAGGGATGCTGAGCCGCTGCCGTTGTCGTTGGCTCCCGGCGTGGGGTGGCACACGTGGGCCATGGCTGCCGGCCCCTTCCCGTCCTTGTCGCCCAGCCACGCTATGACTATGGGGAACCCCGGGTCCCTCCTCACGTCCGAGTCCACCACAACCGACAGCTTCCTGCCGTGCCTCAGGGGCTCAACCATGGAGCGAGGTATTGAGACGGCCGGCAGGGAGCCGTTGGCGGCCTCGCCCCTGCTCAGGAAGAGGCTCTTGTAGGGCACGGCGTCCGGGGGAGCGGACTCGCTGTAGAAGGCCACTGCCGCCGCGCCGGCGTCGCCTGCTAACCTATATACTATATATGGGTCCCCGGGGCTCACCACGACCTTCCCCTTGGCCGAGGAGTAGGACTCAGGCCTCCACCAGTACCTGTCTATGACTATTGCCTCCGCCTCGGCGCTGCCCGGGGGCGAGTGGGCGGCAGCCAGGGTGGGGTGGGACTCAAGGGTGAGCTCCTGGCCCCCCTCGACCTTCACCCTGGCCTCGTGTATGGCCCAGCCCGTGGGGGAGGAGACCCAGTCGGGGACGTTGGTGCCCCCGAACTTTACCAGCTCCACCTCGAGCGAGTCCCCCGCCTCCTCCAGGAGCACCTCCTGGACGTGCTTCGCGGCGTCGACAAGCTCTATGGTGCCCTGCACCCTGTTGTATGCCGTCAGCGAGGCCAGGACCCTCATGGCCCTGTGGTCGCTTATGGCCGAGCTCAGGGCCCTGACCACGTCCTCAGCCCTTAGGCTCAGACCTCCTCACCGCCTTGGCAGGAGGCTATTAACAAGATATGCATTGTTGCCGCAGGCGGCCCTGCGGCTCAGGGGGCGCCGCGGGCAAGGAGCGAGGCCGCCGCGGAGCCCGCTAAGACAACGACAAGGTTTACTGCCAGGGCTATGAGCCCAACGAAGACAGGCACGCCCCCGACTGCTAT
It includes:
- a CDS encoding TldD/PmbA family protein; amino-acid sequence: MQLSPEDILRKASASGAQAEVLFVRSRSVELSWEKMSQYGMTYVEEGCGLRVIKDGRVGFAYSNRCTEELVNMALSSMEASQPDLANALPGPEPVSPLEDSYDSSLEEPWGLLRDLMEAVLSYSGRGLNIISARAWGGTATVTVKNTEGVDVSSTTSFVGAAATGNYMSESYVGPEVYEYGDSRTARGVSVDPFMKELLRKVELTRSRNPLKQVDRPVALTAKAVSELLFPLLNHAVSLENVYRGRSPLRPGDALGSRVTAVDNPRLPGGAWSRAFDGEGLPTKEVTLIDSGTFRTPLSNTFWARKAGGVNTHSSWRTFMTLPSISMSYLVLDAPSAGDLGDAVFIDQVQGVHTSNFDTGEFAVSAALAWDSDGGLREFVLSGDLRSLLGGVIGMAPDRSRFGRVVSGTLLVRGLRLSP
- a CDS encoding SLC13 family permease, with the protein product MLTVKAYEALAILAFSVALLISRRLRHDIVGVITALALVALGLVSPSQALSNLSSVAVIVLASAMIIAGVVADSGVLDVVGDRIASRVRGGLLVIVIVLLISLFSSGFVSDVALTLMFMPLIYSVASRMKRPASRYLMLLSYAAILGGRYTIIGTSSNIVLEGLWTQRFGTPLGIFSTLPVGLAAALAGLGVAVALVPLLVRGSAGGAASLEAVGRHEILIEASVEEGSDIAGLTIRQAEEKLGARIRLLRGRFSIYSRRIIRAGDTLILSVERDRLPIVMSVKGLRTELGQGPFYELMVTGDSAVVGNTVYEVNLRLRDVKVVGVATRNSLRSIRSYALSPGDIILVEGDEKAVARAAEAFRLTPLTTTPVRSLNVRAAASGLLGLSAALAASAAGLNMALSFLAGALLAILPQPGSLRKVYSYVDWPAIVFVGTYLSMGEALLSSGLGKAMGFLASSPLLLMVAGVVLANLVGNVASAIILGPLAISSPHPLTSVLALSMAASSTFITPFSHPANLVVYSAGGYTPKDFAKAGVPVAIAVIAVTALMLHLL
- a CDS encoding MFS transporter, with the translated sequence MDSRQGLIVASTTVSMVVYGLVLGLVPVAAIWSSAPSWAVSVMYLTIPVGTLAGNLIIGRLTDIIGRKPSFIVTLALYGVGSLVTLLSVRGSVYVLLAGLAVAQVGLGGEMPAMLAYLAEVIEPRWRAAALILITDVSNLGVLIDGLIMMLYQSSTIPVSVAVDALGAVLGVTIAVILVMRFMMPESPEWQSVPRESRGRVTSPGEGPGIAFRVTALTAFVIATALTYAFLALTIGPYLFPSKTGLLLVLYNVGELVGGPIALAVLPWGRSRGLALVSYLGGAITMAVAAVALGLLRNSFTLFVYILLINGIFGEMAWAARVLLEPLAFPVHYRGTAIAIVRVVPYALYAASVFYLANVTTGEYMLYNVGLWAVGAAAGVAWYLRGPEVYRH
- a CDS encoding pyridoxal-phosphate-dependent aminotransferase family protein, with amino-acid sequence MFSERLIMTPGPTEVPYRVMMAMTRQETNSDLDPDFLSFYQDLRSRAARLFGAARSRVYLMIGEAMLGLESAIANTVSRGDKVIVVDNGVYGDAFADLVRSYGGVPVKLGASWRRAVDLGDLERALERNRDAVAVTVVHCDTPSAMLNDLAGVARVAKSFGALVIADVVSTIGAVPLQVDSWGVDIAIGGSQKALNAPAGVTLMSVSEEAMERARRVSYQGFYMSLLQWDSWLDSKGVFPYTVSEPLLYAVSEAINMVLEEGLDKVYSRHLAARRAAWAGFEALGLRHYPDLMEHSSPTVTAAEVPEGVDEARLRDLAWRKYNTMIAGSWGPLQGKVIRVGHMGVQASPEKLARAFLALGSAMRDLGLRVSPEEAARAALESFRY
- a CDS encoding M28 family peptidase, producing MVRALSSAISDHRAMRVLASLTAYNRVQGTIELVDAAKHVQEVLLEEAGDSLEVELVKFGGTNVPDWVSSPTGWAIHEARVKVEGGQELTLESHPTLAAAHSPPGSAEAEAIVIDRYWWRPESYSSAKGKVVVSPGDPYIVYRLAGDAGAAAVAFYSESAPPDAVPYKSLFLSRGEAANGSLPAVSIPRSMVEPLRHGRKLSVVVDSDVRRDPGFPIVIAWLGDKDGKGPAAMAHVCHPTPGANDNGSGSASLVEAAVALSRLIDRGQLPQPEATVRFVWVPEYTGSAVALTKTLKGQVTQLLNFDMVGVEPGGGNGPLRVVASSLSALGQADAALQEAAEASAELLGFDSLRLVPYEGGSDHDVASALGIPSAMLNGWPDVNYHTDVDDLDSVSRRMLRLSSLIASSSLYILAKSPPDPMAFRSRLVSTLSRRHYLNGDQVAASLAASLMSGALGLQEASAPPEGWPPKVDTVVKVKPPMIEGPRVIARRSLDAAIRVEELLATSGPMASTVYLREGLMLAAPERPLGEVVALLAAEYGTASVSAERLTELVNLLADVKLLELG